In the genome of Deinococcus deserti VCD115, one region contains:
- a CDS encoding NADPH:quinone oxidoreductase family protein, translated as MTTTMRGMLVERLGAPDVMELRDLPVPQPGPGEIRIRVEAVGINFADVLAVAGEYLTRTRVPYTPGMEFAGIVDVLGEGVSGVQTGVRVAGLGGTGALAEYAVVPAAGLIPVPENLSAAQAAAFPVSYFTAYHGLKTLGYAQPGQWVLVQAAAGALGTASIQLAKAMDLNVIAMASTEEKLELARTLGADVTLLQDDPDRVQKVKDATGGRGVPLILEVVGGKRFQESLKMAAPRGRVIVIGNASREPAHLQPGELMKRNLTVTGLWLTSLMSDQEATREAAQELAKLVGSGKVTPQVGPTYALADSARAFQDLMDRKTTGKVIIEPQR; from the coding sequence ATGACCACAACTATGCGAGGCATGCTGGTGGAGCGCCTGGGCGCCCCTGACGTGATGGAACTGCGCGACCTTCCCGTGCCCCAGCCGGGTCCCGGCGAGATCCGCATCAGGGTGGAAGCCGTGGGGATCAACTTCGCGGACGTGCTGGCCGTAGCGGGCGAGTACCTGACGCGCACGCGGGTGCCGTACACGCCGGGCATGGAGTTTGCCGGCATCGTGGACGTGCTGGGCGAAGGTGTCAGTGGCGTTCAGACCGGAGTGCGCGTGGCTGGCCTGGGCGGAACCGGCGCTCTGGCGGAGTATGCGGTGGTTCCGGCAGCCGGACTGATTCCGGTGCCCGAAAACCTGAGTGCCGCGCAGGCAGCGGCGTTCCCGGTGTCGTACTTCACGGCCTACCACGGGCTCAAGACCCTGGGATATGCCCAGCCGGGGCAGTGGGTGCTGGTCCAGGCGGCAGCAGGCGCACTGGGCACCGCCTCTATCCAGCTGGCCAAGGCGATGGACCTGAACGTGATTGCCATGGCGTCCACCGAGGAAAAGCTGGAGCTGGCCCGCACCCTGGGCGCCGACGTCACCCTGCTGCAGGACGACCCTGACCGGGTGCAAAAGGTCAAGGATGCCACGGGCGGACGCGGCGTGCCGCTGATCCTGGAAGTGGTGGGAGGCAAGAGATTCCAGGAGAGCCTCAAGATGGCTGCCCCCCGTGGGCGGGTCATCGTGATCGGCAATGCCAGCCGTGAACCCGCGCACCTGCAGCCCGGCGAACTGATGAAGCGCAACCTGACGGTCACCGGACTGTGGCTGACCAGCCTGATGAGCGACCAGGAAGCCACCCGTGAGGCCGCGCAGGAACTGGCAAAGCTGGTGGGCAGCGGTAAGGTCACGCCGCAGGTGGGACCAACCTACGCACTGGCCGACAGTGCCCGCGCCTTTCAGGACCTGATGGACCGCAAGACGACCGGAAAGGTGATTATCGAGCCGCAGCGCTGA